The nucleotide sequence TGTAGCCCAGCGGCGGGACGTAGGCGGAATGCGCCACAGTGAGCTTGCCCGGCTCGACCGGCTCGAAGCCGCTCGCCTCGAGCGCATCGACGGCCTCCGCGACGGGCTCGTCGAGACGGACCCACTGGATCTCGTCGGTCGCGACGTTCGCCAACTCCTCAGTCTTCTCGGGGGCGCCGGCGGCCTCGGCGGGCTGGTTCTGGTTGACGCCCCAGACGATGCCGCCGACGATCGCGGCCACCGCGACGGCTCCGACACCGATCGCGATGCCCTGCTTCTTGCTCAGTGCCATGTGATTGCTTCCTTTTCTCGGGTGAGTGCTCGATGTCGAGATCTCGGTTTCAGGCCAGGACCTTCGCGAGGAAGTCCTGGACGCGGGGGTGCTCCGGTGTGACGAGGACCTCGGCGGGCGGGCCCTGCTCGATGACGCGGCCGCCGTCGAGGAAGACGACCCGGTCGGCGACCTCGCGGGCGAATCCGACCTCGTGGGTGACGATGACGAGGGTCGTGCCGAGCTGCGCGAGGTCCCGGATGACGTCGAGGACCTCGCCCACGAGCTCCGGGTCGAGCGCGCTGGTCGGCTCGTCGAAGAGGATCACCTTGGGCTTGAGGGCGAGGGCGCGCGCGATCGCGACGCGCTGCTGCTGTCCGCCCGACAGCTGCCGGGGGTAGTGCTCGGCCTTGTCGGCCAGCCCGACGCGGTCGAGAAGGCCGAGGGCGAGCTCTCGGGCGTCGTCCTTGGAGAGTCGGCCGAGCGCGACCGGCGCCTCGGTGACGTTCTCGAGCGCGGTCAGGTGCGGGAAGAGATTGAAGTTCTGGAAGACGATGCCGATCTGCGTTCGCCGCTCCAGCACCTCACGCTCGCGCAGCTCGTAGAGCTTGTCGCCGCGCAGCTCGTAGCCGATCAGCTGGCCGTCGACCGTGACCGAGCCGCGGTCGACGCTCTCGAGGTGGTTGATCGTGCGCAGCAGGGTCGACTTGCCCGAGCCGCTCGGCCCGAGGATCGCCACGACCTCGCCCGGCTCGACAGTCAGGTCGATGCCGCGCAGCACCTCGACTCCGCCGTAGCTCTTGTGGACGTTGTGGATCTCGACGAGGCCCGTCGTGGGGGCATCCGTGACGGTTGTCATGTCAGCGCCCTCCGAACTTCGCGTCGTTGCTCGAACCCTGCGATGCCGCAGTGGTCAGGGGCGCAGCATCCGTCCCCTCCAGAGGAGGTGGTGAGGCGTCGCTGTCGCCGAGACGTGCCCACTGCACGGCGATCCAGTGGCGCGCACGCTGGACGGGTGTCGGGGGCAGCACGCGCACGGTGCCGCGGGCGTAGTGCCGCTCGATGTAGTACTGCGCGATGCTCAGGATCGTGGTGATGATCGTGTACCACACCACGGCGACCAGGAGCAGCGGGATCACGCGGCTGTTGCGGTTGTAGATGACCTGCACGGCGTAGAACACCTCGGGGATCGCGATCACGAACACGACCGACGCGCCCTTGACGAGGCCGATCACCTCGTTGGTGGCGTTCGGCACGATGGACCGCATCGCCTGCGGCAGGATGATGCGGGTCAGCCGGCGGCGCGGAGGGATGCCGAGTGCCGCGGCCGCCTCAAGCTGGCCCTGGTCGACCGACAGCAGGCCGCCGCGGATGATCTCCGCCGAGTACGCCGCCTGGTTGAGGCTGAGTCCGAGGATCGCCGCGGCGAAAGCGCTGATCAGCTGCACGGTGGGGAACTCGACGATCCAGAAGTCGGTCGTGAACGGGGTGCCGAGGCCGAGGGTCGGATACAGGTACCCGAGGTTGTACCAGACGATGATCTGCACGACGAGGGGCACCGAGCGGAAGAACCAGATGAACAGCCAGGCCGCCGAGTTGAGCAGCGGAGACTTGGCGAGGCGGGCGAGGGCGAGGAGGGTGCCGAGGAAGAAGCCGATGGTCGCCGAGATCACGGTGAGCGCCAGCGTGATGCCGACGCCCTGGAGCACGGGCTCCGAGAGGAAGTAGTGGGCGAAGACGTCCCACTCGTAGTTCTCGTTCGTCACCAGCGACCACGCGAACTGGGCGACGACGAACAGCACCACGACGCCGATCGACCAGCGGAACCAGTGCCGAGTGTGGACCACGCGGAGATCGCCGAGGTCGACGCGCGACGAGCCCGCCGACGACGGCGCGGCCTCGGCGGCGTCTGCGGCGCCTGCCTGGCGCGGAAGTGTGTCGGTCATGAGGTGCTCCTCGGTCAGCGGCGCGGAGGTTCGGGGTGCGGGAGGTGCGCCGGTACGAGGACGGTAGGCCGGTGAAGGCCCGATCGCCGAGCCGAGGGCGCCGTCGA is from Microbacterium sp. LWH3-1.2 and encodes:
- a CDS encoding amino acid ABC transporter ATP-binding protein, translated to MTTVTDAPTTGLVEIHNVHKSYGGVEVLRGIDLTVEPGEVVAILGPSGSGKSTLLRTINHLESVDRGSVTVDGQLIGYELRGDKLYELREREVLERRTQIGIVFQNFNLFPHLTALENVTEAPVALGRLSKDDARELALGLLDRVGLADKAEHYPRQLSGGQQQRVAIARALALKPKVILFDEPTSALDPELVGEVLDVIRDLAQLGTTLVIVTHEVGFAREVADRVVFLDGGRVIEQGPPAEVLVTPEHPRVQDFLAKVLA
- a CDS encoding amino acid ABC transporter permease is translated as MTDTLPRQAGAADAAEAAPSSAGSSRVDLGDLRVVHTRHWFRWSIGVVVLFVVAQFAWSLVTNENYEWDVFAHYFLSEPVLQGVGITLALTVISATIGFFLGTLLALARLAKSPLLNSAAWLFIWFFRSVPLVVQIIVWYNLGYLYPTLGLGTPFTTDFWIVEFPTVQLISAFAAAILGLSLNQAAYSAEIIRGGLLSVDQGQLEAAAALGIPPRRRLTRIILPQAMRSIVPNATNEVIGLVKGASVVFVIAIPEVFYAVQVIYNRNSRVIPLLLVAVVWYTIITTILSIAQYYIERHYARGTVRVLPPTPVQRARHWIAVQWARLGDSDASPPPLEGTDAAPLTTAASQGSSNDAKFGGR